From Virgibacillus natechei, the proteins below share one genomic window:
- a CDS encoding dihydrofolate reductase produces MISLMLAMDRNHIIGLNNDLPWHLPKDFRYFKDKTTHHTIIMGRKTYDSLNGALPNRKNVVITKKNIEFPDEVEVITDLKTVEEWNRANPEEEFFVIGGGEIFKQVIDIADRMYITLIDESFEGDIYFPVFSEYEWHVTSKVKGEKDDKNPYDYYFFQYDRK; encoded by the coding sequence ATGATTTCATTAATGTTAGCAATGGATCGCAATCATATTATTGGCCTGAATAATGACTTGCCATGGCATTTGCCGAAGGATTTTCGTTATTTTAAAGATAAAACAACTCACCATACCATTATAATGGGGAGAAAAACGTATGATTCACTAAACGGGGCATTACCGAACCGAAAAAATGTTGTAATCACAAAGAAAAACATTGAATTTCCAGATGAAGTCGAAGTGATTACTGATTTAAAAACTGTAGAAGAATGGAACCGTGCTAATCCTGAAGAAGAATTTTTTGTTATCGGCGGTGGAGAAATTTTCAAACAAGTAATAGATATTGCTGATCGCATGTATATTACGTTAATAGATGAATCCTTTGAAGGTGATATCTATTTCCCGGTTTTCTCTGAATATGAGTGGCATGTAACATCAAAAGTAAAAGGAGAAAAGGACGATAAAAACCCTTATGACTATTATTTTTTTCAATATGATCGAAAATAA
- a CDS encoding thymidylate synthase, protein MVTGEQAYLKLCESILNNGIKKEDRTNTGTYSIFGHQMRFDLRDGFPLLTTKKVPFRLVASELLWFIKGDTNIRYLLENNNNIWNEWAFEKWVKSEKYNGPDMDDFGNRSQQDPDFNEKYKEQMSRFKEKILHDDDFANEFGDLGAVYGKQWREWETSKNDTIDQLKQVIESIRSKPDSRRHIVSAWNPEDIPSMALPPCHTLFQFYVSEGKLSCQLYQRSADVFLGVPFNIASYALLTHLIAHETNLEVGEFVHTLGDAHIYTNHVEQINTQLARVTRELPTLKINKQKKSIFDFELTDVDLIDYNPHPVIKAPIAV, encoded by the coding sequence GTGGTGACAGGTGAACAGGCATACTTAAAATTATGTGAATCCATTTTAAATAATGGTATAAAGAAAGAAGATCGCACGAACACAGGTACTTATTCTATATTTGGTCATCAAATGCGATTTGATCTACGTGATGGATTTCCTTTATTAACGACAAAGAAAGTGCCGTTTCGACTAGTCGCAAGTGAGCTGCTTTGGTTTATTAAGGGGGATACAAACATTCGATATCTACTTGAGAACAACAATAATATATGGAATGAATGGGCCTTTGAAAAATGGGTAAAAAGTGAGAAATACAATGGTCCGGATATGGATGATTTTGGAAATAGAAGTCAACAGGATCCTGACTTTAACGAAAAATATAAAGAACAAATGAGCCGTTTTAAGGAAAAAATACTCCATGACGATGATTTTGCTAATGAATTTGGGGATTTAGGTGCTGTATATGGGAAACAGTGGCGAGAGTGGGAAACTTCTAAGAATGATACGATAGATCAATTAAAACAAGTCATTGAATCCATACGTTCAAAACCTGATTCTCGTAGGCATATTGTTTCTGCATGGAATCCTGAAGATATACCTAGTATGGCGTTACCACCATGTCATACACTGTTTCAGTTTTATGTATCTGAGGGGAAATTGTCATGTCAGCTATATCAGCGAAGTGCTGATGTTTTTCTGGGCGTGCCTTTTAATATTGCAAGTTACGCATTATTAACACACTTAATAGCACATGAAACGAATTTGGAAGTAGGAGAGTTCGTTCATACGCTAGGCGATGCACATATTTACACAAATCATGTGGAGCAGATTAATACACAGCTTGCACGTGTAACTAGAGAGCTTCCGACACTTAAAATTAACAAACAAAAGAAGTCTATTTTTGATTTTGAACTAACTGACGTTGATTTAATTGATTATAACCCGCATCCGGTTATCAAAGCACCAATCGCAGTCTAA
- a CDS encoding C40 family peptidase yields MINGTVEHVVKNSLLYSYVLAQPFVAYVEASPAIQNKILLESEQLQYGQHGESVRVLQQKLNKLSYYDDEVDGDYGLLTEHALKKFQEDNSVIIDGQADKETLYALINVELKQYLDTIDKLSETIYPGMHSDDVKVVQKALEYFGYYEGEIDGIYGPLTTKALEITEEEHDIELTEEITQEDLEALYGTAVTEEQEDEVEEESEVEEMEEETETNEGVNEIDKDIEEEKNVKEEDEETKEKEIKKAEVKGANGNNVVQDARSLIGTPYEWGGDTPSGFDCSGFIQYIFEQQDITLPRTVSETWNFAQSVDRPSVGDLVFFETYQPGPSHMGVYIGDGKFIHAGSTNGVEVSELGSSYWESKYIGAKRI; encoded by the coding sequence ATGATAAATGGTACTGTAGAACATGTAGTAAAAAATTCACTCCTCTATAGCTACGTGTTGGCACAACCGTTCGTTGCTTATGTTGAAGCATCTCCTGCAATTCAAAATAAAATACTGTTGGAATCTGAACAACTGCAATATGGACAGCATGGTGAATCGGTACGGGTGTTACAGCAAAAACTTAATAAATTGTCCTATTATGACGATGAAGTTGATGGTGATTATGGTCTATTAACCGAACATGCGCTGAAAAAATTTCAGGAAGATAATAGTGTGATAATCGATGGTCAGGCAGACAAAGAGACCTTATATGCTTTAATAAATGTGGAGCTAAAACAATACTTAGATACGATAGATAAATTGTCGGAAACCATATATCCTGGTATGCACAGTGACGATGTAAAAGTTGTACAAAAAGCATTAGAATACTTTGGTTATTATGAAGGAGAAATAGACGGTATATATGGTCCTCTTACTACAAAAGCATTAGAAATTACAGAGGAAGAACATGATATTGAGTTGACGGAAGAAATTACGCAGGAAGACTTGGAAGCATTATATGGTACAGCAGTTACAGAAGAACAGGAAGATGAAGTAGAAGAAGAATCAGAAGTAGAAGAAATGGAGGAAGAAACGGAAACAAACGAGGGAGTAAATGAAATTGATAAAGACATAGAAGAAGAAAAAAACGTAAAAGAAGAGGATGAGGAGACAAAAGAAAAAGAGATAAAAAAAGCTGAAGTAAAGGGTGCAAATGGAAACAATGTCGTTCAAGATGCACGATCATTAATAGGGACCCCTTATGAATGGGGTGGTGATACGCCTTCTGGTTTTGATTGTAGTGGTTTTATACAATATATTTTTGAACAGCAAGATATAACGCTGCCAAGAACAGTGAGTGAAACTTGGAACTTTGCACAGTCAGTAGACAGACCATCAGTTGGAGATCTTGTCTTCTTTGAAACTTATCAACCAGGACCTTCACATATGGGCGTTTATATAGGAGACGGAAAATTTATTCATGCCGGATCCACGAATGGAGTAGAAGTAAGTGAATTAGGTAGTTCATACTGGGAATCGAAATATATAGGCGCCAAGAGAATCTAA
- a CDS encoding HD domain-containing protein — MIVQDADRIDAIGAIGIARTFAYGGAKGQLIYDTPGDDTSIQHFYDKLFKLKDRLHTTAAKEIAYERHEFMIKFLEQFYKEW, encoded by the coding sequence ATGATTGTACAGGATGCAGATAGAATCGATGCGATAGGTGCAATAGGTATTGCTAGAACTTTTGCATATGGTGGGGCAAAAGGACAGCTGATTTATGATACACCAGGGGATGATACATCTATACAACATTTTTATGATAAGTTATTCAAATTGAAAGATAGATTACACACTACAGCAGCAAAAGAAATTGCTTACGAACGACATGAATTTATGATAAAATTTTTAGAACAATTTTATAAAGAGTGGTAA
- a CDS encoding HD domain-containing protein: MDKKKQLQAIEEYVYKHFHDDSTGHDYFHMKRVTRIAKEIAIKEPADIFITESAAWIHDIGDPKLFSNPVRAIEDMCSFLESINIPWRNTRYSSSYQRGFVQ; encoded by the coding sequence ATGGACAAAAAGAAACAATTACAAGCTATAGAAGAATATGTATACAAGCATTTTCACGATGATTCTACTGGTCATGATTATTTTCATATGAAACGCGTAACAAGAATAGCTAAAGAAATTGCAATAAAGGAACCAGCAGATATTTTTATAACAGAATCTGCTGCATGGATTCATGATATTGGAGATCCGAAGCTGTTTTCCAATCCCGTTCGTGCCATAGAAGACATGTGTAGCTTCTTAGAATCTATTAACATACCTTGGAGAAATACTCGATATTCAAGCAGCTATCAAAGAGGTTTCGTTCAGTAA
- a CDS encoding formate--tetrahydrofolate ligase, with translation MKTDIEIAQQATLKPIQEIAENLQLNEEDWEPHGHSKAKLSDQLIDKLKDKPNGKVILVTSINPTPAGEGKSTVTVGLGQALNKIGKKSVIALREPSLGPVMGMKGGAAGGGYSQVLPMEDINLHFTGDLHAITSANNALSAMIDNHIHRGNELNIDPRRIDWKRVMDMNDRALRQTVVGLGGPKRGVPREDGFNITVASEIMAILCLTTSLDDLKLRISKIVIGYTYEDIPITVKDLQVEGALTLLLKDAIKPNLVQTIENTPAIIHGGPFANIAHGCNSIMATKTAAKLGDYVVTEAGFGADLGAEKFFNIKSRVGEFDTDAVVIVATVRALKMHGGVMKDNLKEENLDALNAGMENLKKHIETIESFGLPFVVALNKFPTDTLAETDLIQTWCESRDIDTALTDVWENGGAGGTHLAEQVIAKTEENNNKEFNHLYKLEETLESKMRKIAQKVYGADDIELTPKAKEQVTFYTEKGWGDLPICMAKTQYSLSDNPTLTGRPTGFTITIREVKPSIGAGFMIVLTGDVMTMPGLPAKPAALNMNVTKEGKVVGLF, from the coding sequence ATGAAAACAGATATTGAAATTGCTCAACAAGCTACGCTTAAACCAATCCAAGAGATAGCTGAGAATCTTCAATTAAATGAAGAAGATTGGGAGCCACATGGTCATTCTAAAGCAAAATTGTCTGATCAGCTTATAGACAAACTCAAAGATAAACCAAATGGAAAGGTAATATTAGTAACTTCTATTAATCCCACTCCAGCTGGAGAAGGGAAGTCTACAGTAACTGTTGGACTTGGACAAGCTCTAAATAAAATCGGCAAAAAATCGGTTATTGCTCTACGTGAGCCATCCCTAGGCCCCGTAATGGGAATGAAAGGTGGAGCTGCGGGCGGTGGCTATTCTCAAGTACTCCCGATGGAAGATATTAATTTACATTTCACCGGTGATCTTCATGCTATAACCAGTGCCAATAATGCACTTTCTGCAATGATTGATAATCATATTCATCGTGGAAATGAGTTGAATATCGATCCCCGTAGAATTGATTGGAAACGTGTGATGGATATGAATGATCGTGCATTGAGACAAACGGTTGTTGGGCTTGGTGGGCCTAAACGGGGAGTTCCGAGAGAAGACGGATTTAATATTACAGTTGCTTCAGAAATAATGGCCATATTATGTTTAACAACTAGTCTCGATGATCTTAAATTAAGAATCTCTAAAATTGTGATTGGATACACATACGAAGATATACCAATTACAGTTAAAGATTTACAGGTAGAAGGGGCGTTAACCTTATTATTGAAGGATGCGATTAAACCTAATTTGGTACAAACGATTGAAAATACACCTGCTATCATTCATGGTGGGCCATTTGCCAACATTGCACATGGATGTAACAGCATTATGGCAACAAAAACAGCTGCTAAATTGGGAGATTACGTAGTAACAGAAGCAGGATTCGGTGCAGACTTGGGTGCTGAGAAGTTCTTTAATATTAAATCACGAGTTGGTGAATTTGATACGGATGCGGTCGTAATAGTTGCTACTGTTCGCGCTTTAAAAATGCATGGAGGAGTTATGAAAGATAATTTGAAAGAAGAAAATCTTGATGCATTAAACGCTGGCATGGAAAACTTAAAAAAACACATCGAAACAATCGAGTCATTTGGTTTACCATTTGTCGTTGCGCTTAACAAATTTCCAACAGATACATTAGCTGAAACCGACTTAATTCAAACATGGTGTGAATCAAGAGATATTGATACAGCATTAACCGATGTTTGGGAAAATGGGGGAGCAGGCGGGACTCATTTAGCTGAACAAGTTATAGCGAAAACAGAAGAAAATAATAATAAAGAGTTTAACCACCTTTATAAATTGGAAGAAACGTTAGAATCAAAAATGAGAAAAATTGCTCAAAAAGTTTACGGTGCTGATGATATAGAGTTAACTCCTAAAGCGAAAGAGCAAGTAACATTTTATACAGAAAAAGGGTGGGGGGATTTGCCAATTTGCATGGCAAAAACTCAATATTCACTATCTGATAACCCAACACTTACAGGTAGACCAACAGGATTTACTATAACCATTAGAGAGGTTAAGCCTTCAATAGGTGCTGGCTTTATGATCGTTTTAACTGGAGATGTTATGACAATGCCAGGCTTACCTGCCAAGCCTGCCGCACTTAATATGAATGTAACCAAAGAAGGTAAAGTTGTTGGTTTATTTTAA
- a CDS encoding cold-shock protein: MENGTVKWFNAEKGYGFIQLEEGNDVFVHYSAIQEEGFKTLEEGQEVSFEIVEGDRGPQAANVTKK; encoded by the coding sequence ATGGAAAACGGAACAGTAAAATGGTTTAACGCAGAAAAGGGCTATGGCTTTATTCAATTGGAAGAAGGAAATGATGTTTTTGTACATTATTCAGCAATCCAAGAAGAAGGCTTCAAAACGTTAGAAGAAGGACAAGAAGTTTCTTTTGAAATTGTTGAAGGCGATCGTGGTCCTCAAGCAGCTAACGTAACAAAAAAATAA
- a CDS encoding isoprenylcysteine carboxyl methyltransferase family protein — MPLFMWVLLSIIICQRLIELIIARRNENWMKARGGIERGKEHYKLFIILHVLFFVSILMEIWMRDVSNLKINYILLSLFIFTQIIRIWCIRTLGRFWNTKIIISPHFSLVKEGPYKYVNHPNYIIVGIELLVIPLLLGAYVTAIVFPLLHILLLTVRIPKEQKALAEKFSD; from the coding sequence ATGCCTTTATTCATGTGGGTTTTACTAAGTATTATCATTTGCCAACGATTAATTGAATTAATCATTGCAAGAAGAAATGAAAATTGGATGAAAGCTAGAGGTGGAATCGAAAGGGGCAAAGAACATTATAAACTCTTTATTATCCTCCATGTTTTGTTTTTTGTCTCTATATTAATGGAAATATGGATGCGTGATGTGTCAAATTTGAAAATTAACTACATTTTACTTTCTTTATTTATTTTCACTCAAATAATAAGAATCTGGTGCATCCGAACGCTAGGTAGATTTTGGAACACAAAAATCATCATATCCCCGCACTTTTCCTTAGTTAAAGAGGGACCATATAAATATGTGAACCACCCCAATTACATTATTGTCGGAATTGAACTATTGGTTATTCCTTTACTATTGGGTGCATATGTAACAGCCATTGTATTTCCACTATTGCACATCCTCTTGTTAACAGTAAGAATACCAAAAGAGCAAAAAGCTTTAGCAGAAAAATTTTCAGATTAA
- a CDS encoding type III polyketide synthase gives MAFIGSVGLSIPKNNLSQDEVKELVLDVFSHSTKRVNRLLPVFDNAEIDNRQFVVDKKWLKESHTFKEKNDLYQTFAKKHMLQAVDHCLSNQEFLTEDIPYEAVDMIIFVSSTGIATPSMEVHLLNERPFSERTSRMPLWGLGCAGGAIGLSRAFDWIAAHPEKTALIVCCELCSLTFQKEDMKKSNLIGSALFGDGISAVLAIGEKSPFLSYRKRNTPKIRRSSSLTKKNSTSVMGWNINNSGLEVIFSKSIPAMVNSFWDGHIHAFMRELGLNEKMIHSFIAHPGGKKVLNAMEDVIESSSMKFSNSYKVLRNHGNMSSATVFYVLYEAMKENTNRNELSILSALGPGFSSELLLLEWN, from the coding sequence ATGGCTTTCATTGGTTCTGTTGGTCTTAGCATTCCCAAAAATAATTTATCACAAGACGAGGTAAAGGAATTAGTATTAGATGTGTTTTCCCATTCTACAAAACGAGTTAATAGATTACTACCTGTATTTGATAATGCAGAAATAGACAACAGGCAATTCGTAGTAGATAAGAAGTGGTTAAAGGAGAGCCACACATTTAAGGAAAAAAATGACCTTTATCAAACGTTTGCCAAGAAACATATGCTACAAGCTGTTGATCACTGTTTATCAAATCAGGAATTCCTAACAGAGGATATACCTTATGAAGCTGTAGACATGATTATTTTTGTATCGAGTACAGGAATTGCAACACCATCCATGGAAGTACATCTGCTTAACGAGCGGCCTTTTAGTGAACGTACAAGTCGAATGCCACTATGGGGGTTGGGATGTGCAGGTGGAGCTATCGGATTGTCACGAGCATTTGATTGGATTGCTGCCCATCCAGAAAAAACTGCTTTAATTGTATGCTGTGAGCTATGTAGTTTAACCTTTCAAAAAGAAGATATGAAAAAAAGCAATTTAATCGGTAGTGCTCTTTTTGGTGACGGTATTAGTGCTGTTTTAGCTATTGGAGAGAAATCACCATTTCTTTCGTACCGCAAAAGGAATACACCAAAAATACGTCGTAGTAGTTCGTTAACAAAAAAGAACAGTACATCAGTTATGGGGTGGAATATCAACAACAGTGGCTTAGAAGTCATATTCTCCAAAAGCATTCCTGCAATGGTTAATTCTTTTTGGGATGGCCACATTCATGCATTTATGCGAGAGTTAGGATTGAATGAAAAAATGATTCATTCATTTATTGCACATCCAGGCGGAAAAAAAGTATTGAACGCAATGGAGGATGTAATAGAAAGTTCGAGTATGAAGTTTTCTAATTCTTATAAAGTGCTTAGAAACCATGGAAATATGTCTTCCGCTACGGTTTTTTATGTGCTCTATGAAGCAATGAAAGAAAATACTAATCGTAATGAACTAAGTATATTATCTGCTTTAGGTCCAGGCTTTAGTTCAGAACTATTATTATTGGAGTGGAATTAA
- a CDS encoding THUMP domain-containing class I SAM-dependent RNA methyltransferase gives MKNVTLIATAAMGLESVVANEVKQLGYEATVENGRVLFEAPISAIPRCNLWLRTADRVRLRIGAFTATTFDELFESTKSLPWEDFIAEEGQFPVSGKSVKSQLYSVPDCQSIVKKAIAERLKLKYGLASKMPESGPLYKVEVSILKDIATLTIDTSGTGLHKRGYRIGQGEAPLKETMAAALVMLTNWKPDHPLIDPFCGSGTIAIEAALIGQNIAPGFNREFACEDWPLIKNKHWEAAYEEVEEKANYDQKLDITGSDIDYNLVKIANENAVEAGLGDLITWKQMQVKDLFIRNKNGYVIGNPPYGQRIGDKEAVATIYRELGNVMKDHPTWSVYILTAFEGFEKQYGQQATKKRKLFNGFIQTDYYQYFGRKSRQD, from the coding sequence ATGAAGAACGTAACTCTAATCGCAACAGCTGCTATGGGTCTAGAGTCTGTAGTTGCTAATGAAGTAAAACAGTTAGGATATGAAGCTACCGTAGAGAATGGAAGAGTACTATTCGAGGCACCTATATCAGCAATTCCACGTTGCAATTTATGGCTTCGTACAGCAGATCGTGTCAGATTACGTATCGGAGCGTTTACTGCAACCACATTTGATGAATTATTTGAATCAACTAAATCCCTTCCATGGGAAGATTTTATAGCAGAAGAGGGACAATTTCCAGTTAGTGGTAAATCTGTAAAGTCCCAGTTATATAGTGTCCCGGATTGCCAGTCAATCGTTAAAAAGGCAATAGCTGAACGACTGAAACTTAAATATGGATTGGCCTCTAAAATGCCCGAATCTGGACCGTTATACAAAGTCGAAGTATCCATACTTAAGGATATAGCAACACTTACCATTGATACGTCTGGTACTGGTCTACATAAAAGAGGCTATCGCATTGGCCAAGGGGAAGCGCCTTTAAAAGAAACGATGGCAGCTGCTTTAGTGATGCTTACAAATTGGAAACCTGATCATCCTTTAATAGATCCTTTTTGCGGCTCTGGTACGATTGCAATCGAAGCAGCTTTGATAGGCCAAAATATAGCACCTGGTTTTAATCGTGAATTTGCTTGTGAGGATTGGCCGCTTATTAAGAATAAGCATTGGGAAGCTGCTTACGAAGAAGTAGAAGAAAAGGCAAATTACGATCAAAAGCTAGATATCACTGGGTCAGATATTGATTATAATTTAGTAAAGATTGCAAATGAAAATGCAGTTGAAGCAGGCTTAGGAGATTTAATAACGTGGAAGCAAATGCAGGTTAAGGACTTATTTATTCGAAATAAAAATGGATATGTGATAGGTAATCCACCTTATGGACAACGAATAGGGGATAAAGAGGCGGTAGCAACTATATACAGAGAACTTGGCAATGTAATGAAAGACCACCCAACTTGGAGTGTTTATATTTTAACTGCGTTCGAAGGGTTTGAAAAACAATACGGTCAGCAGGCTACCAAGAAAAGAAAGCTTTTTAACGGATTTATTCAGACTGATTATTATCAATATTTTGGGCGTAAAAGCAGGCAGGATTAA
- the gpsB gene encoding cell division regulator GpsB, producing MSSIRVQLNGKDILEKEFKTAMRGYNQEEVDEFLDTVIQDYDVFKQEIERLQQENERLKRGASDQTRSRSSQPAQQPNYDVLKRVSNLEKAVFGKKFAESENIDEETLK from the coding sequence ATGAGTTCGATTCGTGTACAATTAAATGGAAAAGATATTCTTGAAAAAGAATTTAAAACTGCAATGCGTGGTTACAATCAAGAGGAAGTAGATGAGTTTCTTGATACAGTTATTCAGGATTATGATGTATTTAAACAGGAAATTGAGCGACTGCAACAAGAAAACGAGCGGCTTAAGCGTGGGGCTTCAGACCAGACTAGGTCACGTTCTTCTCAACCAGCCCAACAACCTAATTATGATGTTCTGAAACGGGTATCCAACTTAGAAAAAGCGGTGTTTGGTAAGAAATTTGCAGAATCTGAGAATATAGATGAAGAGACACTGAAATAA
- a CDS encoding cytidine deaminase, with the protein MSKDKLLEEAIKIRNKAYVPYSKFPVGAALIAESGEVYTGCNIENAAYPVSCCAERVTIFKAISEGETKFVEMAVAADTIRPVPPCGSCRQVMSEFFSSNMNIHLTNLNKDTKTISMEELLPFSFQPSDLNRT; encoded by the coding sequence ATGAGTAAAGATAAATTACTTGAAGAAGCTATTAAAATAAGAAATAAAGCATATGTACCCTATTCTAAATTCCCTGTTGGAGCAGCTCTTATAGCTGAATCTGGTGAGGTTTATACGGGTTGTAATATTGAAAATGCAGCCTATCCTGTATCCTGTTGCGCAGAGCGTGTAACCATCTTTAAAGCCATTTCAGAAGGGGAAACAAAATTTGTTGAGATGGCAGTTGCAGCAGACACAATACGACCAGTTCCGCCGTGTGGTTCTTGTCGCCAAGTAATGAGCGAGTTCTTTAGCAGTAATATGAATATCCATTTAACAAATTTAAACAAAGATACAAAAACAATCTCGATGGAAGAATTACTACCTTTTTCCTTCCAACCGAGTGATTTAAATAGAACATAA
- a CDS encoding DUF1798 family protein, which translates to MDLKNQTVELKQHLNRLKDKYENDEPPENKKDRQFFLKVKEESTPIYELLAKWEEDSLQIVKERKINVHPQQITSTRENMELLLMHSFYIDVKRKRFMELNNSIAYIFDQLLREMN; encoded by the coding sequence ATGGATCTAAAAAATCAAACAGTGGAACTAAAGCAACACCTAAACCGTTTAAAGGACAAGTATGAAAATGATGAACCTCCAGAGAATAAAAAGGATAGACAGTTTTTTTTAAAGGTGAAAGAAGAATCAACACCTATTTATGAACTTTTAGCTAAATGGGAAGAGGATTCCCTGCAAATTGTTAAAGAAAGAAAAATCAATGTCCATCCACAACAAATAACTTCAACCAGAGAAAATATGGAATTACTTTTAATGCATAGCTTTTATATTGATGTAAAACGGAAACGGTTTATGGAACTTAACAATTCCATCGCCTATATTTTTGATCAATTATTAAGAGAAATGAACTAA
- a CDS encoding spore protein gives MKHKKPDPKKPGNKQSKSLKTGDKKLDGPNRPSI, from the coding sequence ATGAAACATAAAAAACCAGACCCTAAAAAACCTGGTAATAAACAATCAAAATCACTAAAAACTGGTGATAAAAAATTAGATGGACCAAATAGACCTTCAATTTAA
- a CDS encoding DUF2515 family protein, which translates to MYNEQKEQSYIHYITNCTRAHNIDNISRTKAYQNFFVDFPEIKWAFVASMVSRNAGWNMTDLHLPPFQKILSDKERSRLFMTYERANWLIFSDAYPQLLVYKLSLSSKKPMFYLLKEYNASQFMINEWYHFWKSNNQERLMIALIINEQNVIQTPVIKQPFFKHHVFHKFPYLLQDSLFMNAVILPTRSPKLYGAFVHDFTNVTKRIELGKKIAGIIYSPNIFPTLIEFALTNEHTGSRIDYEIYLNMTLPKSPMLRLLYPVISHQDIIRNDWSKSRGVKKKWLQHHNASTKKSDIGSAFYKKRNMLYAYYHLKNIVTSV; encoded by the coding sequence ATGTATAATGAACAAAAAGAACAGTCTTATATACATTATATAACAAATTGCACAAGAGCGCATAATATTGACAATATATCTCGAACAAAAGCCTATCAAAATTTTTTCGTTGATTTTCCTGAGATAAAGTGGGCCTTTGTTGCCAGTATGGTATCAAGAAATGCAGGATGGAATATGACTGATTTACATTTGCCTCCATTTCAAAAAATACTAAGCGATAAAGAACGAAGTCGCTTATTTATGACGTACGAGAGAGCAAACTGGTTGATATTTTCAGATGCATATCCACAACTGCTTGTTTATAAACTTTCACTATCCTCCAAAAAGCCAATGTTTTACCTATTAAAGGAATATAATGCGTCTCAATTCATGATAAACGAGTGGTATCATTTTTGGAAGAGCAATAACCAAGAGAGACTAATGATAGCACTTATAATAAATGAACAAAATGTTATCCAAACTCCCGTGATTAAACAACCCTTTTTCAAGCATCACGTCTTTCATAAATTTCCATACCTTTTACAGGATTCCTTATTTATGAATGCGGTTATCTTACCAACACGATCTCCCAAATTATATGGAGCTTTTGTACATGACTTCACAAATGTAACAAAACGCATTGAATTAGGAAAGAAAATTGCTGGAATAATATATTCTCCTAACATTTTCCCAACGCTGATAGAATTCGCATTGACGAATGAGCATACCGGGTCGCGTATTGATTATGAAATTTATTTGAACATGACGTTGCCAAAGAGTCCAATGTTACGCTTACTTTACCCTGTGATTTCTCATCAAGATATAATTCGTAATGATTGGTCTAAATCAAGGGGTGTGAAAAAGAAATGGTTACAACACCATAACGCTTCCACAAAAAAAAGTGATATAGGGTCAGCCTTCTACAAAAAAAGAAATATGCTGTACGCTTATTATCATCTGAAAAATATAGTTACCTCCGTTTAA